Within the Candidatus Culexarchaeum yellowstonense genome, the region TAGTCACTGTAAATCCCCTCCACAGCATTTATAGGGTTGGTAAGCTCATTGAGAAGCATAATATTGGTAGGGTTGTGGTTTTGGATGGGGGTAGACCTGTGGGGATTATAACTAAAACTGATTTGACATTTAGACTTGCTGGTTATAGTCCTAGGAAGATTAAATTTGAAGATGAATCTAGGAGGACTATTAAAACCTTAAGGGTTCCAGTGGCATCTGACATTATGACTCCAAATCCATTAACTATTGGTGATTCTGAGGATGTTGCTAAAGCTGCTGAGATTATGATATCCCATAAGATTAGTGGTTTACCTGTCGTTAATGATTCGGGGAGTCTTGTTGGCATAATAACTAAGACTGATATTGTTAGGGTTGTGGCTTTAAGGGATTTGGGGGTTTAAGTTTTGAAGAGCTTTATTTTGGCAAGATTTCCAATTCCAAGTGTGGATAAGGATCAACCATTATCCAATGCCATTGAAATCATGGAGTATGAGGGGTTAAGTGCACTTCCAGTTTTAGATGATGGGAAGTTTGTTGGCATAATAAATGTTAGGGGGATTCTTGATAGGATTTGGGGTGAACGTGTTAGGATGATAAGTTTGAGTAGCTTATACGTTTCAAGCGTCATGGAAACCAGTATTCCAACATTATCCCTTGACTCCAGTCTTCTTGAAGCTTCTGAGTTGATGATCAAGCATGGTTTAATTGCAATTCCAATACTTAATGATGGTAAACCTGTAGGCATGATCTTTGAGGAGGATTTCCCAAAGCTATTCTTGGATTCAAATGCGGATTCCAGTGGATTTATACTTAGAAATCCTAGGATTGTGGACATTGATTCAAGCATTCTACATGTTAGGTCGCTGATGCTTAAGGAGGATTTGAGATTCATACCCGTTGTTAAGGGTGAAAAGTTTGTGGGGATCGTGAGAGACTTTGATATAGTTTCAGTTTTAAAGTTCATTCAAGATAAGGTTTCACCTCAACATAGGGCTTCTAGGGTTAGATCTCTAAGGGCTTCTGATGTTATGAGGATTACGAAAGCATACTTTTATGGTTCTCCACCCATAAGTGTAGTGGCAAAGTCGATATTGGATGAGAGGGGTCTTGGGGCAGTCGCATTAAATGAGGATAATTCAGTTCTAGGCGTTGTTAATGTAAGGTTTTTTGTTAAAATGTTGCCTTCCGGAGGTTTTGTTTGATTGGTCATCGTTGATTGTATAGTGTCTGGTAAGATGTATTGGCGTGGTGAATTGGTGGATGCAGCTATAGCCATAGATGATGGGAAGATATTTGATGTTGGGTTGGAGGTTAACCTCCCAAAGGCCGATAAATACTATAGGTTTCCAGGCAAAATAATCTTGCCTGGACTCATAGATGTTCATGTACATTTGAGGGATCAGGAATTATCGTATAAGGAGACTTTTGAATCTGGAACTATGGCTGCAGCTGCTGGTGGATTTACAACTGTCCTAGATATGCCAAACAATTCCCCCCTCACAGATTCCCCCTCAAGGTTTATTGAGAGGGTTAATTTGGCTAAGGGTAGAATCTATGTTAATGTGGGCTTCTATTCACTATTCCCAAAATCTCTAAGTGAAGTTGAAACTATAGCTAAGCTGGGTGCTATTGGATTTAAGGTTTACTTGAATCGCCGATATGGATTTCTAGACCCTTCAGATGATGATTCCCTGAAACAATACTTACATGTTTGTAGTGGTATTGGGATTCCAGTTGTATTCCACGCTGAAGATTACTCCATGATATCGAGACTTGAAGATGAATTTAAAGGGTTAAGTGATTTTAGAGGGTTTATGGAGGCCCACTCCATTGAAGCTGAATTTAAAGCTGTTGAAAGGATTCTAAGATTGGCTTGTGCCAGTAATTGTGGAGTTCACATAGCCCATGTAACTAGTGGTTTGATTGTGGATTTAATATCGAAATTTAGGGGGATTGCCACATGTGAAGTGACGCCACACCACCTATTTTTAACCCATGAAGCTCTCCACAGGCTTGGCGGTATTGCTAAAATGGAACCCCCATTGAGGGGGATCTTCGACGTAATATCATTATGGGATCGTATTCGTAGTGGATTTGTGGATGTTGTGGCTGATGATCATGCTCCCCATGCCATTGAAGAGAAGTCTGGTGGAAGTTTCTGGGACATTAAATCCGGTATTCCGGGATTGGAAACCACATTACCCCTAATGCTCACAGCTGTGAATTATGGTCTTATCGGTATTGGTGATATTGTTAAACTTATGAATTTGAATCCGTCGAAGATATTCGATATTGAGGGTAAGGGTTCGATAGAGCCTGGTTTTGATGCGGACTTAACCGTTGTGGATTTGGATAGGGAGTGGATTATCGATTCCTCGAAGTTCTATTCTAAGGCTAAGTTCTCACCATTTGATGGGTTTAGGGTTAGGGGGATGGTTAAAGCCACCTTCGTTAATGGATTAATGGTTTATGATGGTGATGAAATAGTCTGTAAGGGTGGTGAAATAGTATTTGGTAGGAGGATTCGTGGTTGATGGTATGCTTGGTAAGCTTTGCAGATGGCTTAGGATGCTTGGATATGATGTTGTATACCTTGGTGGGAATGGCTCCGATGATGAACTCATACGATTAGCATCGGAGCAATCAAAAATATTACTCACAAGGGATTTCCCACTCTACCGTAAGGCTTTGAAAATGGGTTTGAAGGCAATCTACATTGATAGTGGCATACTTGAAGAGCAACTTAAACAGGTTGCTTTGAATTGTGGAATTAAACTTTCAATTCCATTGTATGGTTCAAGATGCCCAATATGCAATCACCCACTCAGAATGTGTTCAAAGGAGGATGTTGAAGGTAAAATTCCAAAAAGGGTTGCTGAATCCTCAAATCTTTTTTGGGTTTGCGATGGGTGTGGTAAGGTTTACTGGATTGGTAGGCATTGGAGGGATATCATGGCTAAGCTACGTAAAGTTCAATTGGAGGTTGAAGGTAAAGGTAAATCTTATCTTTAACTCTACATCAATATATCTAGAGGTATCAGTGATATGAGTTCCTCTGAATTCACAGTTGAGGATGGAGCTTTCCTCGTTAGATTGGCTAGGAAGTCTGTTGAGGAATATTTGGCTAGGGGTATGGAAATATCTCCCCCAGAGGATCTTCCCGAGAAGTTTAGGGTTAAGAGGGGGGTTTTCGTCACAATCAATAAGTTGAAGTTTGAAGATGGATTTAGACATAAAGTTTTGAGGGGATGTATAGGGTATCCGTATCCCACACATCCATTGGTGGAGGCCCTTATAGATGCAGCCATTAGCGCTGCAACATCTGATCCTAGGTTTAGACCACTAAAGCCTGAGGAGTTGCGTGAAGTGGTTTTTGAAGTTAGCATTTTAACTGAACCTGAACT harbors:
- a CDS encoding CBS domain-containing protein; translated protein: MKSFILARFPIPSVDKDQPLSNAIEIMEYEGLSALPVLDDGKFVGIINVRGILDRIWGERVRMISLSSLYVSSVMETSIPTLSLDSSLLEASELMIKHGLIAIPILNDGKPVGMIFEEDFPKLFLDSNADSSGFILRNPRIVDIDSSILHVRSLMLKEDLRFIPVVKGEKFVGIVRDFDIVSVLKFIQDKVSPQHRASRVRSLRASDVMRITKAYFYGSPPISVVAKSILDERGLGAVALNEDNSVLGVVNVRFFVKMLPSGGFV
- a CDS encoding dihydroorotase family protein, producing the protein MVIVDCIVSGKMYWRGELVDAAIAIDDGKIFDVGLEVNLPKADKYYRFPGKIILPGLIDVHVHLRDQELSYKETFESGTMAAAAGGFTTVLDMPNNSPLTDSPSRFIERVNLAKGRIYVNVGFYSLFPKSLSEVETIAKLGAIGFKVYLNRRYGFLDPSDDDSLKQYLHVCSGIGIPVVFHAEDYSMISRLEDEFKGLSDFRGFMEAHSIEAEFKAVERILRLACASNCGVHIAHVTSGLIVDLISKFRGIATCEVTPHHLFLTHEALHRLGGIAKMEPPLRGIFDVISLWDRIRSGFVDVVADDHAPHAIEEKSGGSFWDIKSGIPGLETTLPLMLTAVNYGLIGIGDIVKLMNLNPSKIFDIEGKGSIEPGFDADLTVVDLDREWIIDSSKFYSKAKFSPFDGFRVRGMVKATFVNGLMVYDGDEIVCKGGEIVFGRRIRG
- a CDS encoding Mut7-C RNAse domain-containing protein, producing the protein MVGGFVVDGMLGKLCRWLRMLGYDVVYLGGNGSDDELIRLASEQSKILLTRDFPLYRKALKMGLKAIYIDSGILEEQLKQVALNCGIKLSIPLYGSRCPICNHPLRMCSKEDVEGKIPKRVAESSNLFWVCDGCGKVYWIGRHWRDIMAKLRKVQLEVEGKGKSYL
- a CDS encoding TIGR00296 family protein yields the protein MSSSEFTVEDGAFLVRLARKSVEEYLARGMEISPPEDLPEKFRVKRGVFVTINKLKFEDGFRHKVLRGCIGYPYPTHPLVEALIDAAISAATSDPRFRPLKPEELREVVFEVSILTEPELIRVSSPSMYPQMIRIGLDGLIVKKGWFTGLLLPQVAVEWNWDAEEFLSNCCIKAGLPPDAWLDRDIQIYRFQAEIFEELEPQGEVVKKELHWG